The region AGAGGACATGTTACCATGAAAATGGTGAAGCTTTCTCAACAAGGACCTGATAATTTCTTCaggaaatttttttctcctttgtagtCCTAAAGAAGGGTTTTCTGTTTGAAAAGAAGAGTCAAATCTCTGAACACAGTGTCTTCAAAAGGGGTGAGGGGGACTCGGGGGACTGGGCATAGTTGACATATGCTGATGGGTCTTGGATGGAGCACAGACTACCCAGAGTGTGGGGAAGGGTGTTGACTCTCTTCCAAAGAAGGCAAAAGAGCTGGTCCTTGAAGGCTACAACTTTCTTGGGATGTCTGATCCTGACTCTGTTCTTTATAGCATTTCTAAGAAAACTGGTCAGCAGTGACAGCTTCTTGATTGCAGCACTCAGTATTTGCACAATCTTTGTGATGTGCATCAGAGAGAGCCCTGTAGTTGGAGGGATGTCCCTTGTCAGGCTCTTTCTAGGCCTGCAGTTCCTACTTCTGTTGACTTAACTTGAAGGCCTCAAGTTCATGACTACATGCCAGTTTCTTCTCTAGGATCTTCCCAATGGTTGTCATGAGCTCATGAGCTTCAGGAAGCTCAcaactcaaaaagatatctgcacttTCAGCTGCGTCATGTTTCTGTGCAAAGGTTGATGTGAACTTGGCATTTTGCTGGGGAGTTTCCAgtcctttgatttttctcttgggATTGATCCACTGAAAAAattgcctcattttttttctgaaataactaTCAGGAGGAAACTGTTCATCTTGTGACAGAGATGTGAAAGTGCCCTCGAATCCTCTGTTCTCAATAGGGTGGCTCCTCTTTCCAGCTTTAGATGTCCTTACACTTGAATCCTCACTTACACATTCTCTTGCTTTGGAGCCCAGGGTTCTCAGTTCCTTTTTAGTTGGTGGGAAATGGTTATCTTGACACTCCCGTAAAACATGCTTGGAGACCCGGGACTCCTGTCTCAGCTCTGTGCTGATCCCACTGTCCTCAAAGTGGACATGAGGACCCTTGGAAGCTCCCATGTCCCTGTTGGAGATGCTCCGGGATGGAGTCAGTGAGGACATGCAAAGTAAGCTATCTGAAGTAAACTCACCAAGGACCTGGTTTTGGGGGTTTGGTATTTTAGAATCTTGGGGGTCTGATATTTTTGATGAGGGACATTCAGTGGTCAGGGTAGATTCTTCTTTACTCATATTGACATTTATCATTTGGGAGCCTCCAAGCTCCTGGGTTGTCAAGATGTCACAAGATGGTGATTTAAGAGCATGCAGCTCCTGGGCCTTGAATATCTCCCTGAACATGCAAGAGATGGAAGAATGTTCTAAATTTTTCTCCATTGTCTTTTGGCTGTGAATCATTTCTGCTCTATCACTGGAATCCACATTCTCATACCTTGGCTCAGGTCCAGCTCCAGCTTGCTTTCTGGGCATCTCTGGGCTGCATCTATTGTACAGTAAAGTCTCACTCTGACTCCCTTTATCTGTGGTGCTCTGTGTAAGGAGCTGAAAAGCCTGCCTGCCATGTACAATTGTCTGGACGTTCTTTGCAAGCTTATGTTCCATATCAGTGTGTGATGTTTTCAGGACTCTCTGTCCTTCACTGTGTACATATGAGGAATTCAGAGGACAATCCAAGATGGGGACTGAATTTATTGTTCTCAGGTTGTTTCCCTGAAAAGTTTTGGAGCTTCCCTCAAGAGGCTTGGAAACCTCAGCTTTGGAAACTACCCCAGAAATATGGGTGCCTGAGGAGGGGAATTGGGGAAGAGGCCATGTTTTGGCTTCTCTGAGTGCATATAATTTAATAGATTCAACAACCTTCAGTGGGAGGCCCCACCTCTGACTCACACGAAACCTTATAATATGGGCTTCGAGTGCCTGTTGAGTGCTGGAATCAAGAAAAGAAAGCTCTAGAGTGGTAATCTGGCAGTAGGCTCTACCAACCATTGTggttttcaaatttgtattttcCATATTGGTCTGGGAACTCCCAGGAGAAGGTAATGTATTATCCTTAGCCAGCCATGAACGACACACACTTATAGGGATCCTACCCTCAGTGATCTGCCAAGACTTCTTGCTCAAATGTAATCTAAGAATGATCTTCATTTGATTCTGGTCTATGTCCTTCCTCAggacatttattaattcattcccCAAGTGACTTGTTGAGTGACACACACAGTTACTTTTTATCTCTGAGGCAGCCCTCAGACCCTTCACTAGGTAACATTCTGAGACCATTTGTGGGCTGTCTTCTGGGCTCTTCTCTAGGATATACCCAAGATTTCGCTTCACATCCTCTCTTAGCTGACATTTTTGTGGATCCCCCTCACAGAAACTTCCTGGTAAACTCAATTGACCCATGCCTAGAGACTTGCTACACTGTCCCTGAAGGTCAGAGAACTGTAAGTGAGCATGACTGCCTTTCTGTTGAGAGGTTTCTGTTAATTTACACTGAGGCGCCATCAGTGCTAGAGACTCTACATTCCTATAGGCATGGGAGCACCAGGGTGGAATTAACCTCCTTGGAGCATAGAGCTGCAGTTTCTCCTGGGGCTCACTGGTGATGCAGAAATGGCCAGGGAGGGTAGAGGCTGGTGCATAGGCATGGGATGACTGGCTGACCAACGGAAGGTTGGGAGCTCGAGGACAAGTGGCCTCTTGCGATTTTTGGAAAACAGGGACCAAATCCTGCAAACTTTCCTGTTGCTTCTGCAACGTGTGGCATTCCAGGTGTTGATTTTCATTCAAGATATTAGAGTCTGACTCATTCTGGGGTCTATGGAAAGACTCTTCACAGTCTCTAATCTGGGATGGAGAAGAAGATGGTTGGATTGGGAGTTGGGATTGAAAGTGGGGTTGATGCTGCACCTGAGTGAAAGATTGTGACTGGGGCTTGATTTGAGGCAAATGTTGAGAGTCTACATTGAGTAGAGGAAGGACATGGAAATGAGGAAGTGGTGGAGATTCCTGTTGCTGCATTTTGACTGTAGAAGCATTACAGATTCCATTGAATAAAACAAAACGAGTCTCTAGTGGGGAACTACTTCTAGAAACCAGGAGAGCAGCCACCAGGGACTCACTGTGCAAAGAGGGAAGACCCCAGAAGAGCTGGC is a window of Desmodus rotundus isolate HL8 chromosome 1, HLdesRot8A.1, whole genome shotgun sequence DNA encoding:
- the LOC112304409 gene encoding spermatogenesis-associated protein 31D1, translating into MGQGKEMEKKSEPVSMPNMSRETFMAEEISALQSKSNDSLTTSRRRTSQRINVNEIYGSKGFCSSPLGQHHDTTRFRQLLCPDPSCEVCNNATAEVNRLLFLEALEDATTLASTAPEPFPTLESKFPVDHSPPQPFAYTPLSPHDTQRTDPIIYQESTSSLNTIFSSDPNLTQVINSLPGLSETTKPIDSFGCQPVPPVLSVSPPPDCPSTVTQSKSVFTSSKPVAEDSSSGSPGALSTRVPTFRDSDLSNLLISNISCWQALAKNMFLPTLSHSHFRQEHVFLHLPETCPWGDSVSKPMEASSHSFLGLNIQALLERKVKKRKILEKKESEEGPFSTQVWSEYQQTSSGKSSQPPDTQDATVPQTGWNIEDKPEQLRNSQQFFYVKTLGKTLQQKYSQLFWGLPSLHSESLVAALLVSRSSSPLETRFVLFNGICNASTVKMQQQESPPLPHFHVLPLLNVDSQHLPQIKPQSQSFTQVQHQPHFQSQLPIQPSSSPSQIRDCEESFHRPQNESDSNILNENQHLECHTLQKQQESLQDLVPVFQKSQEATCPRAPNLPLVSQSSHAYAPASTLPGHFCITSEPQEKLQLYAPRRLIPPWCSHAYRNVESLALMAPQCKLTETSQQKGSHAHLQFSDLQGQCSKSLGMGQLSLPGSFCEGDPQKCQLREDVKRNLGYILEKSPEDSPQMVSECYLVKGLRAASEIKSNCVCHSTSHLGNELINVLRKDIDQNQMKIILRLHLSKKSWQITEGRIPISVCRSWLAKDNTLPSPGSSQTNMENTNLKTTMVGRAYCQITTLELSFLDSSTQQALEAHIIRFRVSQRWGLPLKVVESIKLYALREAKTWPLPQFPSSGTHISGVVSKAEVSKPLEGSSKTFQGNNLRTINSVPILDCPLNSSYVHSEGQRVLKTSHTDMEHKLAKNVQTIVHGRQAFQLLTQSTTDKGSQSETLLYNRCSPEMPRKQAGAGPEPRYENVDSSDRAEMIHSQKTMEKNLEHSSISCMFREIFKAQELHALKSPSCDILTTQELGGSQMINVNMSKEESTLTTECPSSKISDPQDSKIPNPQNQVLGEFTSDSLLCMSSLTPSRSISNRDMGASKGPHVHFEDSGISTELRQESRVSKHVLRECQDNHFPPTKKELRTLGSKARECVSEDSSVRTSKAGKRSHPIENRGFEGTFTSLSQDEQFPPDSYFRKKMRQFFQWINPKRKIKGLETPQQNAKFTSTFAQKHDAAESADIFLSCELPEAHELMTTIGKILEKKLACSHELEAFKLSQQK